A section of the Neorhizobium galegae bv. orientalis str. HAMBI 540 genome encodes:
- a CDS encoding PIN domain-containing protein, with product MIRFIETASNLFIPAAAIMEFQQGIAQLCSRDPLKAVRLANWYQKLISSGMPILDTGKEIAEVWGVLAADPRLRNLLISHPGAKRLRHGQDLHIAATALVNGLPIATLNIKDFLLINSCYPLPGIYNPQDNRWHSKFTAPAAFA from the coding sequence GTGATCCGGTTCATTGAAACGGCATCTAATCTCTTTATTCCCGCAGCCGCGATCATGGAGTTTCAGCAAGGGATCGCTCAGCTGTGCTCACGTGATCCGCTCAAAGCGGTTCGACTAGCTAACTGGTATCAGAAGCTGATCTCCTCCGGCATGCCGATCCTAGATACTGGAAAAGAGATCGCTGAGGTGTGGGGCGTCCTCGCTGCCGATCCTAGATTGCGCAATCTCCTAATTTCACATCCTGGGGCAAAACGCCTGCGGCACGGGCAAGACCTCCATATTGCGGCGACGGCGCTCGTCAATGGATTACCGATAGCAACTCTCAATATCAAAGATTTCCTTTTGATCAACAGCTGCTATCCGCTTCCAGGAATCTACAATCCCCAAGATAACAGGTGGCACAGCAAATTTACGGCACCAGCGGCTTTTGCCTGA